AGCGCTTCGGCGTCGGAGGCGACCGCGAGCCCCTTCTGCCGCGCCGAGAGCGCGATGAAGGCGACCGCGGCTCCGAACGCCACCTTCGACCCCGCCGCGCCCCAGGCGGCGAGCCGCGCGGCGCGCTCGTCGCGGCACGAGAGGAGCTTCGACCAGACGTCGCCGCCGACGACGTGCGGCAGCCCGACCAGAACGAGCCAGCCGAAGACGTCCGGCCAGCGAAGCGTCGCCGAGACGGGAAACGCGAGCGACCCGGCGGGAGGGGAGAAATGCCCTCCGATCGCCGCGAAGCTCGCGGCCGTGCCGACGACGAGGATCCCCGCGGCCGTCAGGCCGTACTGGACGAAGTCGGTCCGGACGACCGCGTACTGTCCGCCGAGGGCGGTGTAGGCAATGAAGACCGCGGCGGAGACGACCAGCGCGAAAACGGCGGGAAGCCCCGTCATCGCCGTCAGCACCGCCTGCGAGGCTTCGACGAGGAGCGCGAACCACACGATCTCCGCGATCGCGACGAGGACGCCGGCCGCCGTTCGGGCGCCCGGCCCGTAGAAGCGCCCGGCGATCTCGGGGAGCGTCATCGCGCCGGTCCGGCGCACGCGCCCCGCCAGGGCGCCGCCGAGGATCGCGAGCCCGACCGCTCCCGCGATGTCGATCCAGACCCCCGCGAGCCCGTGACGCCAGACGAGCGCGGCGCAGACGAGGGTCGAAGAACCCCCCGTCGTCGTGGATGCGAGCGCGACGAAGCCGCGCGCCGGCCCGTACGAGCGGTCCGCGACGTAGAACGACGCTTCCCCGGCCGACGCCTTGCGGCGCGATGCAAGGCCGATCGCGAGCATGGCCGCGAGATAGAGGGCGAGCAGGAGGGCGGTCATTGTCACAGTGACCCGATGATCGGGTCCCGGGCCCGGAAGCTCATCGAAGGCGCGAAGAAGCGTGGATACGGAAGCCAGACGCGCGATCGTGAACCGCCGACGGCCGAGGCGTACCGGGGCGAAACGTTTGCCATGCTCCCGCCGAGTTAAGCGACGCGGAAGGCGATCGCTTCAACTCGGCGGCGCCGTACTCGATGCATCGCCGCGTCACCTCAGCTTGAGCGAAAGTCGTCGAGCACACGCCTCGAGCATCAGCACTCCCACGGCGAGCGCGCGCTCGTCAAAGTCGAACACGGGCGAGTGATGCGGACGGTACGCGCCCGGGAGCCCGGATCCGACGAAGAAGAAGCATCCCGGCACCTGTCTCAGGAAAACCGACATGTCCTCGCCTCCCATCGTTCTCGTCTCCACGACCGCGCCCGATCCGAGGATCTCCTCGGCGGTTTCGGCGACGAGCGCCGCGACCGAGGGGTCGTTGACGGTCGCCTCGTTGATGCGGCGGTACTCGACGTCCGCCGCGACGCCGCAAGCGAGCGCGACGCCTTCGGCCACGCGCCGGATCTTCTCGGGAAGGGTCCGATGCGCTTCCCGCGAGAAGGAGCGGGCGGTGCCCGTCATCCTCACCTCTTTCGGGATGATGTTGAAGGCCGTTCCGCCGTGGATCGCGGCGACGGTCACGACGGCGGAGTCGAGCGGAGAGATCTCGCGCGCGACGATCGTCTGGAGGGCGTCGACGAGGCGCGCCGAGGCGAGGATCGGGTCGAAGGTCTCGTGCGGCGCCGCCCCGTGCCCGCCCGGCCCGCGCACCACGATCTCGAACTCGTCGACCGCGGCCATCTGAGGCCCCGCGACGACGCCCACCTTCCCGACCGGCAGGGGGTTCCAGAGGTGGAGGCCGAGCGCGGCGGCGACGCCCCGGAGCGCGCCGTCGTCGACCATGGCCAGCGCTCCGCCCGCCCCTTCCTCCGCCGGCTGGAAGAGACTGCGATAGGCGCCGCCCGCCGGGTCGCGGGCGAGACGCTCGGCGACCGCGAGCCCGATCGCGACGTGACCGTCGTGCCCGCAGGCGTGCATTCGTCCCGCGTTCGACGACGTGTAGGCGGCGCCGGTTTCCTCCGAGAGGGGAAGGGCGTCCATGTCGGCGCGGATCATCACCCTCGGCGCGCCGTCGCTCCCGAAATCCGCGACCACTCCCGTGCGTCCGACCCCATCGCGCGGCGCGAGTCGAATGTCCACGAGGCGTTCCCGGACGACTCCGGCGGTGCGGGTCTCCTCGAAGCCGAGCTCCGGGTGGCGGTGGAGATCGCGGCGGACGGAGACGAGCCGCTCGAGCTCCCGTTCCGGAAATGCCTTCAACGCCTCGTCGACTCTTCCGCTCATTTCGTTCCTCCCGCCGCCGTCCCGTCCTTTTCGAACGCCTCGATCCGACGGCGCAGCTCTTCGGTGAACGTCCGCTTTCCCCCTCCGTGCCAGTCCCACAGCACCTGCGTGCTCTTGCCGTCCGCCACGAGATCGACGCCGCGCGTGATGCGGTAGGCGAAGTCGAACGAGGACCGGCCGATCCGCGTGCAGCGGATCTCGACCTCGAGAAGGTCGCGCATGTGCGCGGGCAGGCGATAGTCGATCGCCGCCGACGCCATCACGAAGCCGATGTCGAGATGGCTCTCGACGCCGACCGCCGCCTCCCAGTATTTCTGGCGCGCGAACTCGAAATAGGAGAAGTAGACGGCGTTGTTGACGTGGCCCATCGCGTCGATGTCCCGGTACGGGACCTCGATTGCGACCTTCACCGGCTCCTCTTGAGCGTCAGCGACAGCCCGGCGGCGACGGCGGCGATCGCCGCGCCGGTCCAGTGCGGCCCGAACCGGCCGAGCCGGAAATAGGCGAGCTCCCCCCACAGCGGGCCGAGGATCCGGCCGAGCGCGGAGACCGACTGGTACGCGCCGAGCACGGTGCCGCGGTCCTCGGGCCGCGCCTCCTTCGAGACGAGCGAGGAGAGCGAAGGGTTCGTCGCGCCGATCCCGAGCGTCAGGGGAACGAGCGCCGCCATCACGAGCGGGATCGCGAGAGAGAACGGCAGCAGGGCGAGGGCGGCGGCGATCGCGAAGCCGCCGGCGACGACGAGCGCCCGCTCGCCGAACGCCCGCGTCAGTCTCCCGATCAGCCCTCCCTGCACGAGCGAGATCAGCACCCCGACGTAGACGAAGAGGAACGCGACGCGCGAGGGGGAGGCGCCGAGCGTGTCGTGCAGGAACTGCGCGAACGTCGCTTCGAAATTCGAGAACGCGAACGTCAGGAGGAAGAAGACCGCGAGGAGAACCGCGATCGAACGGTTGCGCAGGGCGCGGCCGAGAGCCGCAAATCCGTGTTCGACGGCGGACCCGCGGCTGCGCTCCGGCTCGCGCAGGAACAGGGCCGTCGCCGCGAACGCGAGCGCCGACATCGCCGCGGCCGCGACCCCCGGCGCCCATTCCCCCCAGTGGACGGTGATCCCGGCGATCGCCGGCCCGAAGATGAACCCGAGACCGAACGCCGCGCCGATCATCCCCATCCCCTTCGCG
This genomic stretch from Thermoanaerobaculia bacterium harbors:
- a CDS encoding MFS transporter, with amino-acid sequence MKRGPLATIFAIVFIDLMGFGIVIPLLPLYGERYDPSALSMGLLLSAFSATQFAAAPILGRLSDRFGRKPILLFSLAGSVAGYLLFAFAHSLAVLFAARVIDGISGGNISTAQAYVADVTTPETRAKGMGMIGAAFGLGFIFGPAIAGITVHWGEWAPGVAAAAMSALAFAATALFLREPERSRGSAVEHGFAALGRALRNRSIAVLLAVFFLLTFAFSNFEATFAQFLHDTLGASPSRVAFLFVYVGVLISLVQGGLIGRLTRAFGERALVVAGGFAIAAALALLPFSLAIPLVMAALVPLTLGIGATNPSLSSLVSKEARPEDRGTVLGAYQSVSALGRILGPLWGELAYFRLGRFGPHWTGAAIAAVAAGLSLTLKRSR
- a CDS encoding amidohydrolase is translated as MSGRVDEALKAFPERELERLVSVRRDLHRHPELGFEETRTAGVVRERLVDIRLAPRDGVGRTGVVADFGSDGAPRVMIRADMDALPLSEETGAAYTSSNAGRMHACGHDGHVAIGLAVAERLARDPAGGAYRSLFQPAEEGAGGALAMVDDGALRGVAAALGLHLWNPLPVGKVGVVAGPQMAAVDEFEIVVRGPGGHGAAPHETFDPILASARLVDALQTIVAREISPLDSAVVTVAAIHGGTAFNIIPKEVRMTGTARSFSREAHRTLPEKIRRVAEGVALACGVAADVEYRRINEATVNDPSVAALVAETAEEILGSGAVVETRTMGGEDMSVFLRQVPGCFFFVGSGLPGAYRPHHSPVFDFDERALAVGVLMLEACARRLSLKLR
- a CDS encoding thioesterase family protein; the protein is MKVAIEVPYRDIDAMGHVNNAVYFSYFEFARQKYWEAAVGVESHLDIGFVMASAAIDYRLPAHMRDLLEVEIRCTRIGRSSFDFAYRITRGVDLVADGKSTQVLWDWHGGGKRTFTEELRRRIEAFEKDGTAAGGTK